The stretch of DNA TTGGGGTGAATGCCGGAGGGGCTTGGACACCTTTAGGAGATGTCACAACGACTATGCTTTGGATTAATGATAAAATTTCAACGGCAGGGATTATCACTTCGCTATTTCTTCCTAGTGTAGTTTGTGTAGTGATTGCAGGAGTCTGCGGGCAATTGCTGTTGAAAAAACGCCGATGTTCAGGATTAGCAGAAGATCTTGATAAAGAGCCAGCCCTCCCTAAGAGTAACCTGATAGCTTGTGTTGGGTTTGGTTCTTTACTTATGGTGCCTATGTGGAAAGCCGTATGGGGGGTCCCGCCTTTTATGGGAGCTTTGCTGGGGCTGGGTCTAGTTTGGCTTGTTAGTGACTGGATTCATTCTCCTCATGGTGAGGGACGGAATCATTTGCGTATGCCCCATATTTTAACTCGTATTGATATTGCCTCCGTTACATTTTTCATTGGAATTTTATTAGCTGTTAGTGCGCTGACTTATTCACATGTGCTGCATGATTTATCCGTGAGTATGGATGCGATATTTTCTCGCAATACTCTTGCTATTTTGCTTGGCTTGGTTTCAAGTGTGTTGGATAACGTACCTCTTGTGGCCGCTACAATCGGGATGTACGATCTTCCGATGAATGATCCTCTTTGGAAACTCATCGCTTACGCCGCAGGAACAGGAGGAAGTATTCTCATTATCGGATCTGCAGCAGGTGTTGCCTATATGGGGATGGAAAAGGTCAGCTTTGGTTGGTATGTAAAACATGCTTCTTGGATTGCCTTAGCTAGTTATTTTGGGGGGTTAGCCGTGTATTTTCTCATGGAGAATTGTATAAGTTTATTCGCATGACTTCTTTTCAAAGGTGTATATAAATTTTTTTAAAAAACCTTTAAATAAAGAAGCTCTCCACCTATCATAGGACCCTTTTTGAATGGAAAAATGGGTTTTTGGAGAATATCAATTATGAAAATGAATAGGATTTTGCTACTACTGCTGACCTTTTCTTCTGCCATACATTCGCCCATACAAGGGGAAAGTTTGGTGTGTAAGAATGCTTTACGAGATTTGAGCTTTTTAGAGCATCTATTGCAAGTTAAATATGCACCTAAAACTTGGAAAGAACAGTATTTAGGTTGGGATCTGGCTCAGAGTTCCATTTTTGCAGAGCAGAAGCTGAAGTCAGTAGAGAATCCTTCAACAAGCTTTTGTCAGCAAGTTATTGCAGATTTTATTGGTGCATTGAGCGATTTTCATGCGGGAGTTACTTTTTTTGCAGTAGAAAATGCGTATCTTCCTTATTCGGTACAAAAAAGTAGCGACGGGCGCTTCTATTTTGTAGATGTTATGACTTTTTCTACCGATATCCGAGTCGGAGACGAGTTGCTTGAAGTGGATGGGAAGCCTGTTGAGGAAGTTCTCGCTACTTTGTATGGGGCCAATCATAAAGGGACTAGTGCTGAAGAATCTGCGGCTTTAAGAACCTTGTTTTCTCGGATGGCTTCTTTAGGACATAAAGTTCCTTCCGGACGTGTTACCCTAAAAATTCGCCGTCCTTCCGGGTCTGTAAAAGAAGTCCGAGCGAAATGGCGCTACACTCCAGAAGGCGTGGGGGATTTAGCTACAATCGCTCCCTCTATCAAGACTCCTCAGCTACAAAGATCGGTTAGAGGGTTATTCCCTAAAAAAGAGGATCAGTCTCATCGGTCGAGTACTTTGTTTTATTCTCCAATGGTTCCGCATTTCTGGGCAGAGTTGCGTAACCATTACGCAACGAGCGGCTTAAAAAGCGGGTACAATATTGGGGATTCCGATGGATTTCTTCCGGTCATGGGGCCTGTTATCTGGGAGTCGGAGGGCCTCTTCCACGCTTATATTTTCCCTGTGGTTGATGAAAATGGGAGGAGCCATAACGTAGGATTTCTCCGAATTCCTACATATGGCTGGCAAGAAATGGACGATTTCAATCCTGAAGGACCGCTTCCCTGGGAAGAGTTTGCTAAGATCATTTCGTTATTTTCTGCAAAAACAGAGGCTTTAATCATTGACCAAACGAATAATCCTGGGGGCAGCGTCCTGTATTTATACGGATTGCTTTCTATGTTGACAGATCGACCTTTGGATCTTCCTAAACATAGAATGATTCTGACTCAGGATGAAGTGGTTGATGCATTAGATTGGTTGAAGTTGTTAGAAAATGTGGATACAAACGTAGAGGCTCGTCTTGTTTTGGGAGACGATATGGAAGGGTATACGATTGATCTGCAGGCTGCCGAGTATTTGAAAAGCTTCGCTAATCAGGTGTTGACTTGCTGGAAAAATGGAGATATCGAATTATCCACGCCAATTCCTCTCTTTGGCTTTGAGAAAATTCATCCCCATCCGAGCGTCCAGTATACGAAACCTAT from Chlamydia suis encodes:
- a CDS encoding protease-like activity factor CPAF, with the translated sequence MKMNRILLLLLTFSSAIHSPIQGESLVCKNALRDLSFLEHLLQVKYAPKTWKEQYLGWDLAQSSIFAEQKLKSVENPSTSFCQQVIADFIGALSDFHAGVTFFAVENAYLPYSVQKSSDGRFYFVDVMTFSTDIRVGDELLEVDGKPVEEVLATLYGANHKGTSAEESAALRTLFSRMASLGHKVPSGRVTLKIRRPSGSVKEVRAKWRYTPEGVGDLATIAPSIKTPQLQRSVRGLFPKKEDQSHRSSTLFYSPMVPHFWAELRNHYATSGLKSGYNIGDSDGFLPVMGPVIWESEGLFHAYIFPVVDENGRSHNVGFLRIPTYGWQEMDDFNPEGPLPWEEFAKIISLFSAKTEALIIDQTNNPGGSVLYLYGLLSMLTDRPLDLPKHRMILTQDEVVDALDWLKLLENVDTNVEARLVLGDDMEGYTIDLQAAEYLKSFANQVLTCWKNGDIELSTPIPLFGFEKIHPHPSVQYTKPICVLINEQDFSCADFFPAVLKDNDRALIVGTRTAGAGGFVFNVQFPNRTGIKSCSLTGSLAVREQGALIENLGVEPHIEIPFTSNDIRYRGYSEYLEKVKKLVCQLINNDSVIMLSEDGSF
- a CDS encoding NhaD family Na+:H+ antiporter; translated protein: MLKFQLCALFLFGYLAIVFEHIVRVNKSAVSLAMGGLMWLVCFSHMPHINHVMMVEEIADMAQVIFFLFAAMAIVELIDAHKGFSIVVRCCNVESRSVLLWVLLTLSFFLSAALDNLTSIIIIVSILKRLVKSREDRLLLGALCVIGVNAGGAWTPLGDVTTTMLWINDKISTAGIITSLFLPSVVCVVIAGVCGQLLLKKRRCSGLAEDLDKEPALPKSNLIACVGFGSLLMVPMWKAVWGVPPFMGALLGLGLVWLVSDWIHSPHGEGRNHLRMPHILTRIDIASVTFFIGILLAVSALTYSHVLHDLSVSMDAIFSRNTLAILLGLVSSVLDNVPLVAATIGMYDLPMNDPLWKLIAYAAGTGGSILIIGSAAGVAYMGMEKVSFGWYVKHASWIALASYFGGLAVYFLMENCISLFA